A window of Trueperaceae bacterium genomic DNA:
GCGATGGGCCGTGAGCGCGCGGCGCGCGTAGCCGATGCGGTCTCGTGCGAGGAGCTGCGGGTCCTGGCCGAGAGCGAGATCTACTGGGACGAGATCTCGTCGATCGAGCCGGACGGCGTCGAGGAGGTCTTCGATCTCACCGTCCCGGGGCTGCACAACTTCGTGGCGAACGACATCGTCGTGCACAACTCGATCGAGCAGGACGCGGACCTCGTGATGTTCATCTACCGCGACGAGTACTACGACCCGCACTCCGAGAAGCACGGCATCGCCGAGATCATCATCGGCAAGCAGCGCAACGGGCCCACCGGCTCGCTCGAGGTCCAGTTCCACAACTCGCACGTGCGGTTCAACGACCTGGCGCGGACGGGGTAGCGCGGCCTGGCACGGCGACAGGGCGCACGCGGGCCGTTCCGGCGCCGTCCGACGCCTCTGCCCGGCGCGGGAGCCATCGGCCTCGACCCGGCACGGGGCCCAGCGGGCGTCATGAACCAAGAACACCGGACCGGCTAGACCGACCGGTCTACTGCGCTCTCACCGAAGCGCCGGCATCATGAGAAGGCCCGACTGCGTGGGTATTTTTCACGCGGGAAGATGAGTACTGCGTGATAGAGTCCTCCCGGTTTACGAGGAGGAGACGCCTATGTCCTCATTGCGCGAGCGCTTGTCGCGCTGGCTGAGTCCCAGGATCGAGGCCGTCGGTCTCGAGGTCGGGACGAGCGCGCTGAAGGTGGTGGAGCTGCGACCAGGCACCCCGCCCTCGCTGAGCGCGCTGGCGTTGCGGCCGATGCCGCCCGGCCTCATCCAGGACGACCAGGTGACCGACGCCCAGGGCTTGGCCGAGGAGATCAAGGCCCTGTTCCACGACGCCGGCATCAGCCGGCGTTTCACGGTCACCGCGGTGAGCAACCGCCAGGCGATCACGAGGAACATCCACGTGCCGCGCATGACGGTCCAGGAGCTCGACGAGGCCATCAAGTGGGAGGCGGAGCGCTACATCCCCTTCCCCATCGACGAGGTCATGCTCGACTACTTCGTCCTCGACAACCCCGAGGACGTCGAGGAGGGCGGCCAGCTCGAGGTCGTGATCGCCGCGGCGCGGCTCGACGAGGTCACGCAGCAGGTCGAGTACCTGAAGCAGGCGGGCCTCGAGCCCTACGTCATAGACGTCAAGCCGTTCTCGCTCCTCCGCTCCCTGAAGGGCTCGCTGCTCGGCGAGCACCTCACGCGGACGACGCTGGCCGGCGACCTCTACACGGAGGCCAACGAGATCGGCGTGGTCCTCGAGATCGCCGCCAGCACCTCGACGGTCACGCTCGTGCGGGGCCAGCGCGTGCTGATGAACCGCAACATCAACGTCTCGGGCGACGACTTCACGGCCGCGATCCAGCGCGCCTTCGGGCTGGACTTCGACAGCGCCGAGGAGGTCAAGATCGAGTACGGCACCGCTACGATCCCCACCGAGGACGAGGAGGACCTCCTCAACTTCGACGCCAAGCGCGAGCAGTTCTCCCCCGGACGCGTCTACGAGGCGCTGCGCCCGGTGCTCGTCGAGCTGACGACGGAGATCAGGCGCTCGCTCGAGTTCTTCCGCGTCCAGAGCGGCGACGCGAACATCAGCCGCATGCTCGTCACGGGCGGCGGCGCCAAGCTGCGCGGGCTGCCCGAGGCCATCGGCGACGCGCTCGGCTTCCGCGTCGAGCTCGGGGACCCGTGGCTGACCATCAACGTGGACGAGAACCGCTTCGACACGCAGTACCTGAAGAAGGTCGCGTCCGAGTTCGCGGTGCCTCTCGGACTGGCGCTGCGGGGGGTGGCGGGCGTTGACTGACCTGGAGCTACTCCCCGAGACCACGCAGCCGGGCGCAGAGCGCCGTGGGGGCGGTGACCGATGACCAACGTCCTCCCCAAGCACCACACAAGCGGCGGCGGGTTCGCGGCTCGCCCTAGGGGAGATCGTCGATGATCAACATCAACCTCCTCCCCAAGAACCTCAGGCGGGTTCGCGAGCCCGGGTACTGGCGGCTGCTGATCGTCGTCTTCCCGCTGCTCGTGCTCGGCGTGGCGGCACTGCTGCAGTACTTCGCCAGCACCACCGAGGCGAACCTCCAGCGGGAGAAGCTGGCCCGCGAGGACCAGCTCGCGCTGCTCCAGCCCTTCCTGCGCGAGCAGCGGGACCTGCTGGCGCGTCAGCGGGAGCTCAACGAGCTGATCGCCGTCGCGCGCTCGGTCCGCGAGAACCGCATCGTGTGGACCGGTGAGATCGCCGGGCTGCTCGAGACCCTGCCCGCGCAGGGGGCGTCGGGCCGGCCGAACATCGACTTCAGGCAACTGAGCATGTCGGCGGTGGTCCCGCCGCGGGCCGACCCCAACCGCTACGAGGGAAGACCGATCGTCGCCGAGATGAACATCAGCGGCACGGTGGTCTCCACCGAGGTGCTCGCCCAGTTCATCCGCGCCCTGGAGAACTCGACCGACTACGGCGTCGCGTTCCAGAACGCCCAGCGCCAGGCCGACACGGACCTCTACGACTACTCGCTCACTGTGGGCGCCATCGCCGAGGACGCCGCCTCTGGGGGCCAGCGGTGAGGCTCGGCAACTTCAGCTTCAGCAAGCTGCGTCAGCGCGACATCGCGATCATCACCATCGTCCTGTCGCTGGTCGCGGGGGCCCTCTGGTACTTCTACATGTACCGGCCCACGCAGGACCGGATCACGCAGCTCGAGACCGACATCGCCCAGCTGGACATCGAGATCAGGCGCGGCGAGGACGCCAGGCGCAACCTGCCTGACCTCCGCCTCGCCGTGGCGCAGCTCGAGGAGGACCGCCGCGTGTTCCTCTCCGAGCTGCCGCGCGAGAGCGACATCTCCGGCCTCATCGACCAGCTCAGGGTGTCCGCGGCCGACGCCGACGTGACCGTCCAGAGCCTGAGCCAGGGCTCCGCCAACGAGCAGATCCAGGACGTGCGCCCGATAGGCTTCAGCGTGCAGACGCAGGGCACCTACGGCGACACGATGCAGTTCCTCGCCGGCCTCGAGGGCCTGCAGCGCTTCACGAAGATCGGCAGGGTCTCGCTGGCGCTGGAGGACAACACCTCGACCGACCCGCTGCTCAACGCGTCCTACGACTTCACCGTCTACGTCTACACGGGCGACGACCCAGGGGAGCTGGAGTAGATGCGACTTTCCAGGACGGCCCGCTTCCTCATCGCCGCCCTCCTGATCGCGG
This region includes:
- a CDS encoding DnaB-like helicase C-terminal domain-containing protein, encoding AMGRERAARVADAVSCEELRVLAESEIYWDEISSIEPDGVEEVFDLTVPGLHNFVANDIVVHNSIEQDADLVMFIYRDEYYDPHSEKHGIAEIIIGKQRNGPTGSLEVQFHNSHVRFNDLARTG
- the pilM gene encoding type IV pilus assembly protein PilM, producing MSSLRERLSRWLSPRIEAVGLEVGTSALKVVELRPGTPPSLSALALRPMPPGLIQDDQVTDAQGLAEEIKALFHDAGISRRFTVTAVSNRQAITRNIHVPRMTVQELDEAIKWEAERYIPFPIDEVMLDYFVLDNPEDVEEGGQLEVVIAAARLDEVTQQVEYLKQAGLEPYVIDVKPFSLLRSLKGSLLGEHLTRTTLAGDLYTEANEIGVVLEIAASTSTVTLVRGQRVLMNRNINVSGDDFTAAIQRAFGLDFDSAEEVKIEYGTATIPTEDEEDLLNFDAKREQFSPGRVYEALRPVLVELTTEIRRSLEFFRVQSGDANISRMLVTGGGAKLRGLPEAIGDALGFRVELGDPWLTINVDENRFDTQYLKKVASEFAVPLGLALRGVAGVD
- the pilO gene encoding type 4a pilus biogenesis protein PilO, coding for MRLGNFSFSKLRQRDIAIITIVLSLVAGALWYFYMYRPTQDRITQLETDIAQLDIEIRRGEDARRNLPDLRLAVAQLEEDRRVFLSELPRESDISGLIDQLRVSAADADVTVQSLSQGSANEQIQDVRPIGFSVQTQGTYGDTMQFLAGLEGLQRFTKIGRVSLALEDNTSTDPLLNASYDFTVYVYTGDDPGELE